The DNA sequence TTAAGTCCTTTTCTTTGACCAATAGTATAATAATAGCAACCATCATGAGTTCCTACTTTTTTACCAGTGATAATATCAATAGTGTCACCTGGTTGAGCAGGAATATAATTTTGTAAAAACTTAACAAAATTTCTTTCACCAATAAAACATATTCCTGTTGAATCTTTTTTATTTGCTGTAATTAAGCCTACATTTTTAGCAATTTCTCTAACTTCTTCTTTATTTAATTCTGCTAATGGCATAATTACTTTATTTAATTGTTCATGAGTTAGTTGGGATAAAAAATAGGTTTGATCTTTATTTACATCTTTAGCTCTGTATAAGTGTCCATTCTCTACTTTTGCGTAATGTCCCATAGCTATAAAATCTGCATTAAGATTATTGAAAGCATGATTAGCAAAAGCATTAAATTTTATGTACTTATTACACAAAATGTCAGGGTTAGGGGTTCTACCTTTTTTATATTCCTCAATAAAATTTTGAAAAACATTATCTCAATATTCTTTAATAAAGTCAACGCGGTGTAATTCTATATCAAGTTTTTTAGCTACTTCAATAGCATCTAAGTAATCCTGTTCTTGTGGACAAATGCTTTGATTGATGTCTTCATTACCTAAAATATCGTTGTTTAACATACTATCTCAATTTCGCATAAATAGTCCAACAACTTCATAACCTCACTGTTTAAGTAAGTAAGCTGCAACAGAAGAATCTACTCCTCCACTTAAACCAATAACTACCCTTTTTTTCTTCATTTTTTACCCCTATTTTAAATCTTATAAATTATAAACTTTTTATTTAACAAGTTAAATAAAAACAACCAATGGTTGTTATTATTTTTGATCTTCAACGATTTTAACTAATGCTTTAAATGTATTAGGTTCATTAATAGCTAATTCAGAAAGCATTTTTCTGTTAATTGTAATGTTAGCTTTCTTTAATCCGTTAATGAATCTTGAGTAGCTCATTCCTTCAGCTCTAGTAGCTGCGTTAATACGAGCGATTCATAATTTACGGAAATCTCTTTTAACTTGTTTACGGTCTCTAAACGCATATGTTCATGATTTAACAACCGCTTGTTTAGCTACTTTGTATCCTACTGATTTGTGTCCAAAGTATCCTTTAGCTAATTTTAATCATTTTTTACGTCTTGCTCTTGTAACTGTTCCGCCTTTAACTCTTGCCATAATATCTATTTCCTTTCAATCTTTGTTTTAAATGTTATTTTTAGTGTTTTTTAGTTTTTAACTAAAATAATGCTTTAAATCTTTTGATATCTGATCTAGACATTAATTTTGATTTACGGGCATGACGTTTTTGTTTAGTTGTTTTGTTTTGTGCTAAATGTGAACGGAAAGCTTGTTCTCTTAAAACTTTACCAGTTCCAGTGATTTTAATACGTTTTTTTAACGCACTTTTAGTTTTCATCTTTGGCATTTATTCTCCTTCTTTAGTTGAGACGTCATTTTTCTTTTCGTCTTCTAACTTCTTAATGTATTTAGCTATTTTTTGTTTATTTGGTTGGAGATTCATATCAAGAAAACGATCATTTACTAACACAGCTTCTTTTGTGATTTCAGCTATATCTTCAAGAGTTTTGAAAAACTTATCCAATGTAGCCAAACCTAAATCTTGACGCCCAATTTCACGACCCCTTAACTTAAGTGAAACTTTAATTCTGTCACCTTTAAGTAAGAATTCACGTGCTTTACGACTTTTTGTAAGTAAGTCATTTTCACCAATCATAGGTGTAAGGCGAACTTCACGATTTTGTATGTTAGTTTGTTTTTCCTTAATTTCTTTTTGTTTTTTCTTACGGTCGTATTTGAATTTTCCATAATCCAACATTCTGGCAATTGGTTTTGGTTCAACTTGAATTAAAACCAAATCAAGTTTTTGACTTTTTGCCATCTCGATAGCTTCATTTGTGTATTTAACACCAATTTTTTCGCCATCAGGTCCTATAAGAAAAACTTGTTTGAAAGGGATTGCTTGATTTACATAGTGCTCTGCACTAGGTTTTCTATTTCCTGCTTTTATAATGTACTCCTTAAAATAAAAATGTGGTTTCCCACTTCTGCTCTACTAAAAAAGGTCATCATACGATGATCATTTAATTGTAGCAAAACCCAAAGCTATTGGCCATCAGGTGAGAAGTGATTCTACTTTCTGCAATTAAATATTGCTTATTTATTTTACCATTTTTATTATGTTTTATAAACTTTATTTTTACGAAATATTTTTTACTAAAGTGCATATAAATTAGTTGTTTTATTTTGTGTAATTAATTATACTGAATTTAGTTAAGATAACTCTAGTGGTTTTTTGATTTAATCTAATATTAGCCAAATAAATTTACACACAAAATTTTTGCATTTATTTGTTAATTTTTTTAAAAAATATTTATAAATAATGTAAAATAATAAAGCACGCCCGAGTGGTGAAATTGGCAGACACGCTAGACTAAGGATCTAGTGGAGAAATCCATGCAGGTTCAAATCCTGTCTCGGGCACCAGAAACGCAACAGCGTTTTTTTTTTTTTTGCTGAGAAAAAAGTCAAATATTAATTAAATAAATTTATTATTATTTAAATAATCATTATATTTTTTGTATTCTGGACAAATTTCTATTAATTTTTCATAAAAAACTTTGTCGTGATTATGACCTTTGGTATAAAAATGAGCAATTTCGTGAAAAATAACTGATTTAATTTCTTGAATTGAATGGTGAATTAATATTAAATTAAAAATAAAACTTTTCTTTGAGTAATTTATTTTTCCATAAAAACTTTTAATATTATTTTTTACGATTAGATTATATTCATTTAATTTTGGATCATTAAAATCAGTAATTGTTTGCTTTAATAACTCGATTAATTTAGTTGCAAGATATTTATCAATAGATTTAGAAATTTGTTTAGGATTTTTACAAATAATAATTTCATTAAATTCATTTAATAAAGAAATGAGTTTTAGTTCAGGTATATATTTGTAAAAAATTTTTTTACCAAAAATAACAAAATAATTCTCTGAATTTTTTTTATAAAAATTTATTTTGTGGAATTTTGAAATTTTGCGTTGAATTTTTTTAATAAATTTGTCATCTTTATCATTATTTTTATTGTAATTGATAATTAATTTATTTTCATTTTGTGCTCAAGAGTAGCACAAATTTGGTTTATTATTTTCGTTAAATTCAACAATGTTTTCTAACTTATCTAATTCTTGATAATGCATAATTTAATTTTACTTCAATTAATAAATTTAAAATAAAAATAGCAATTTGCTATTTACTCTTTGAAAGTTTTTGTTTTCTTTCGGTACCATTAATCAATCTTGAGATGTTGCTTCTGTGTGCGAAAATCAATAACATAGCACAAACAGTAAAACAAATTCCTTCGATATAGAAATATCCAGCATTATTTTTAAATATTGCAAGAATTCCTTGAGACATTCATGGACAAAAACATACAAAAATCATTAAAAATGCTGTTAGCATACTTGCGAGTGAAACATATCTTGTGATAAAAATAACACTAAAAAATATAAAAGCTGAAATAAATAAATTCAACGGATTTATTGCAATTAAAACACCAAGAGAACAAGCAGCTCCTTTCCCACCTTTGAAATTATAAAAAATAGGGTATATGTGTCCGATTACAACCCCAACACCAGCTAGCATAGGTATGATTAAATAAGTACTTGTTGCTGGTATAAATCTAGTTAAAAGTGAAAAAATCATAACTGTTAGGTAAGATTTTAATATATCAAGAATTAGAACTGCTAGGGCGAATTTTCCGCCATAAGTACGTAATGAATTAGTAGCCCCAGCATTTTTTGAATTATAATCACGAATGTCTTGCGATTTTCTTTTATGACTTAAAATAATTGAAGTGTTTAGACTTCCAACTAAATATCCAATTATAAAAATAAATAAATTAATTAAAATTATTACAAAAATTTTCATGCTTATATTTTATATTATTATAAATAATATTAGTAAAGCAAATGTGAATTATAAAAAGTTAGCAATTAATTAGCTCGACTGCTAAAATTGTGGTACAATATTATCAGGAGGTTAAT is a window from the Mycoplasma anserisalpingitidis genome containing:
- the mnmA gene encoding tRNA 2-thiouridine(34) synthase MnmA, yielding MKKKRVVIGLSGGVDSSVAAYLLKQWGYEVVGLFMRNWDSMLNNDILGNEDINQSICPQEQDYLDAIEVAKKLDIELHRVDFIKEYWDNVFQNFIEEYKKGRTPNPDILCNKYIKFNAFANHAFNNLNADFIAMGHYAKVENGHLYRAKDVNKDQTYFLSQLTHEQLNKVIMPLAELNKEEVREIAKNVGLITANKKDSTGICFIGERNFVKFLQNYIPAQPGDTIDIITGKKVGTHDGCYYYTIGQRKGLNLGGMKEPYYVCGHNVHKNILYVAPSSHEEFLNSNNLIASNLNLNNTDFNYENLSAKFRYRQNDIKVRIKMLENNCVRVYYDEGSQAITPGQQVVLYDGDKCIGGGIIEEIFYNDKKLDYI
- the plsY gene encoding glycerol-3-phosphate 1-O-acyltransferase PlsY; its protein translation is MKIFVIILINLFIFIIGYLVGSLNTSIILSHKRKSQDIRDYNSKNAGATNSLRTYGGKFALAVLILDILKSYLTVMIFSLLTRFIPATSTYLIIPMLAGVGVVIGHIYPIFYNFKGGKGAACSLGVLIAINPLNLFISAFIFFSVIFITRYVSLASMLTAFLMIFVCFCPWMSQGILAIFKNNAGYFYIEGICFTVCAMLLIFAHRSNISRLINGTERKQKLSKSK
- the rplT gene encoding 50S ribosomal protein L20 produces the protein MARVKGGTVTRARRKKWLKLAKGYFGHKSVGYKVAKQAVVKSWTYAFRDRKQVKRDFRKLWIARINAATRAEGMSYSRFINGLKKANITINRKMLSELAINEPNTFKALVKIVEDQK
- a CDS encoding YgjP-like metallopeptidase domain-containing protein encodes the protein MHYQELDKLENIVEFNENNKPNLCYSWAQNENKLIINYNKNNDKDDKFIKKIQRKISKFHKINFYKKNSENYFVIFGKKIFYKYIPELKLISLLNEFNEIIICKNPKQISKSIDKYLATKLIELLKQTITDFNDPKLNEYNLIVKNNIKSFYGKINYSKKSFIFNLILIHHSIQEIKSVIFHEIAHFYTKGHNHDKVFYEKLIEICPEYKKYNDYLNNNKFI
- the rpmI gene encoding 50S ribosomal protein L35; the protein is MPKMKTKSALKKRIKITGTGKVLREQAFRSHLAQNKTTKQKRHARKSKLMSRSDIKRFKALF
- the infC gene encoding translation initiation factor IF-3, with the translated sequence MIKAGNRKPSAEHYVNQAIPFKQVFLIGPDGEKIGVKYTNEAIEMAKSQKLDLVLIQVEPKPIARMLDYGKFKYDRKKKQKEIKEKQTNIQNREVRLTPMIGENDLLTKSRKAREFLLKGDRIKVSLKLRGREIGRQDLGLATLDKFFKTLEDIAEITKEAVLVNDRFLDMNLQPNKQKIAKYIKKLEDEKKNDVSTKEGE